The region CCCAGGCGTTCGCCACCCAGCTCGTCACCGCCGAGCAGGGCGTCGAGGACCTCAAGACGCTGCACGACCAGTCGATCGGCGCCGCGGCGCAGGCGAAGCAGGCCGTGGAGCGCAACTCGATGATGCTGCAGCAGAAGATCAGCGAGCGCACCAAGCTGCTCAGCCAGCTCGAGCAGGCCAAGATGCAGGAGCAGGCCGCGAACTCGCTGCGCCAGATGAGCGAGCTGGCCGCGCCCGGCAACACGCCGTCCCTCGAGGACGTCCGGGACAAGATCGAGAAGCGCTACGCGAACGCCCTCGGGTCCGCGGAGCTGGCCCAGAACTCGGTCCAGGGCCGCATGCTCGAGGTCCAGCAGTCCTCCACGGACATGGCGGGCGCCAGCCGCCTCGACCAGATCCGGGCGTCCCTGCACGGCACCCCGGTCGCGGGCGAGGTGACGGCCGAGAAGCCGACCACGCAGATCCCGGCCGCCCCGCAGAG is a window of Pseudonocardia sp. T1-2H DNA encoding:
- a CDS encoding PspA/IM30 family protein translates to MANGFTKAWKYLMALFSSKVDEYADPKVQIQQAIEDAQRQHQALSQQAAAVIGNQRQLEMKLNRQLGEIEKLQASARQALVLADKARAEGDEVKAGQYEQSAQAFATQLVTAEQGVEDLKTLHDQSIGAAAQAKQAVERNSMMLQQKISERTKLLSQLEQAKMQEQAANSLRQMSELAAPGNTPSLEDVRDKIEKRYANALGSAELAQNSVQGRMLEVQQSSTDMAGASRLDQIRASLHGTPVAGEVTAEKPTTQIPAAPQSTPQGQTGTA